TCTTGCCGGGCAGCGAGTAAGTGGCGTGCTGCGAGCCCCAGTTGACGGTGACCGTCTTCGCCGCTGAACCGTCGTTGTACGCGATCAGGGCCTTGCCGCCGTCCGGGTTGCGCCAGGCCACGTTCGGCACCGACGAGGACGCCGTGGACGCGATGCGCTGGGCGCCCGGCCGGACGAACTTCGTCAGATGGCCCATCGTGTAGTACTCGACCGTGTAGTCCACCGTGCCGCTCGCGCCGTCGCCGTTGTGCACGGTGACCAGCCCGGTGCAGGTGCCGCAACCGCCGTTGTGCGGGCCCATGTTATGGTCCACGGCCAGCGACCACTTGGTCACCGACTTCGCCCAGTTGCGGGTGTAGTCGACGATGTTGAGCATGTCCTCGCGCTGCTGGTTGGCGATCCAGGTGCCGCCCGAGTGCTCGGTGCCGAACGCGTCGAGCGCCGGGTACTGGTTGTGCACGGCCGTCTGCTTGGTGACGTCACCGCCGTAGCCGTGCCAGGCGATCCCGCCGAAGTTGGGGTGGTTGCGGACCGCCGCGTCGTCGACCGTCTGCGCCGCGTAGGAGTCGTACACGTCCCAGTTCCAGTCGTGCGCGAGGACCTTGGTGGACAGACCGGCCGCCTGGAGCTTGGGCAGCAGCTCGCTCTTCACGAAGTACGCGAGCCCGCTGGCGTTCCAGCTCATCGAGGGGTAACCGCCGCAGCAGGTCGGCTCGTTCTGCGGGGTCACGTACCCGACGTTCACACCCTGGTCCCGGTACCCCTGGAGGTACTTCACGAAGTACGAGGCGTACGCGCCGTAGTCCTCGGCCTTCAGCCAGCCCCCGTTGAGGGAGCCGCTGTCCTTCATCCAGGCGGGCGCGGTCCACGGCGAGGCCATCACGGTGAGGGCCGGGTTGAGCCGGACGGCCTGCTGGGTGAGCGGCACCACGTCGGCGAGGTCGTGGGCGAGGGAGAACTTCGCGAGCGCGGGGTCGGTCTGGCCGGCCGGGACGTCGTCGTAGGTGTAGCCGTTCCTGGCCAGGTCGGAGGCGCCCATCGGGTTGCGCAGGAACGACAGTCCGATGCCGTCGGTGGGCGAGAACAGCTTGCGCATGGCGCTGTCCCGGGTCGCCTGGGACAGCGCGCCGCTGCTGTTCATCAGCCAGGCGGCGGTGTCCGTGAAGGACGCGCCGCCGCCGGCGAAGGTCTGGTAGCGGGTGTTCTCGTCGACGGTGATGTTCTCGCCGCCGCCTCCGGTGCCGCTCTGGA
The sequence above is a segment of the Streptomyces griseoviridis genome. Coding sequences within it:
- a CDS encoding ricin-type beta-trefoil lectin domain protein produces the protein MRRTPHAIRLLLAGLLSTAGLTAAVPPAHAAGEQVTAWLTTTDDSAGRHVVRGLQAQTPFAFQSGTGGGGENITVDENTRYQTFAGGGASFTDTAAWLMNSSGALSQATRDSAMRKLFSPTDGIGLSFLRNPMGASDLARNGYTYDDVPAGQTDPALAKFSLAHDLADVVPLTQQAVRLNPALTVMASPWTAPAWMKDSGSLNGGWLKAEDYGAYASYFVKYLQGYRDQGVNVGYVTPQNEPTCCGGYPSMSWNASGLAYFVKSELLPKLQAAGLSTKVLAHDWNWDVYDSYAAQTVDDAAVRNHPNFGGIAWHGYGGDVTKQTAVHNQYPALDAFGTEHSGGTWIANQQREDMLNIVDYTRNWAKSVTKWSLAVDHNMGPHNGGCGTCTGLVTVHNGDGASGTVDYTVEYYTMGHLTKFVRPGAQRIASTASSSVPNVAWRNPDGGKALIAYNDGSAAKTVTVNWGSQHATYSLPGKTSATFTWSGTPTGGAATSGTFVGLGGKCLDVAGGLSANGTAVQLYDCNGSAAQTWTVRADGSVQSLGKCLDVTSASTANGAKLQLYDCNGTGAQQWTYDAATGDVVNTAAAKCLDVTDNSSANGARAQIWSCTGASNQKWQLR